In Humulus lupulus chromosome 7, drHumLupu1.1, whole genome shotgun sequence, the following are encoded in one genomic region:
- the LOC133791647 gene encoding uncharacterized protein LOC133791647: MVCMVLGANPPMAVFEGFIKRVWGHLGIAQISRMTLGLTLEKFNDEATRDHVLENGVLQFDRKPVIVRPWTADLSAIRLIRSVPLWIRLHDLGLQYWGSMCISALGSTIGKPLLVDKFTKERSRVQFARVLVEMEITDNPPRSFQFINEHGQVVEQGIEYEWLPTKCKSCSGFGHTMAECRKDHNAVWVEKVAHSKAKKPLDKQEGSEGAKEGHPGEEVEGSKPGEDSETGEGDVTLSEETNSGLVMERNREVKWKTPRRVISQRQGHIACSTSNMAALVQKQKNQFGVLQEQERGRKFGYLEGSSSNG, from the coding sequence ATGGTATGCATGGTTCTTGGAGCAAATCCTCCAATGGCAGTGTTTGAAGGCTTCATTAAAAGGGTTTGGGGTCATCTAGGGATAGCCCAAATTTCTAGAATGACTTTGGGGCTTACTTTGGAGAAGTTCAATGATGAAGCAACCAGAGACCATGTCCTTGAGAATGGAGTTCTTCAATTTGATAGGAAACCTGTCATTGTGAGGCCATGGACAGCAGATCTTAGTGCGATTCGCTTGATTCGTTCGGTTCCGCTCTGGATTCGTCTTCATGATCTTGGTTTGCAGTATTGGGGTAGCATGTGTATCAGTGCTTTGGGAAGCACGATTGGCAAACCTCTTCTAGTAGATAAATTTACTAAGGAGCGTTCACGTGTTCAATTTGCGAGGGTGTTAGTGGAGATGGAAATCACAGATAATCCTCCTCGTAGCTTTCAGTTTATCAATGAACATGGTCAGGTGGTTGAACAAGGAATAGAGTATGAGTGGTTACCTACTAAGTGTAAGAGCTGCTCTGGTTTTGGGCATACTATGGCAGAGTGTCGGAAGGACCATAATGCAGTTTGGGTGGAAAAAGTAGCTCATTCTAAAGCTAAGAAACCTTTGGATAAACAAGAAGGTTCAGAGGGAGCTAAAGAAGGGCATCCAGGCGAGGAAGTGGAGGGGTCTAAACCTGGTGAAGATTCAGAAACGGGTGAGGGTGATGTGACTCTATCAGAGGAGACTAATTCTGGGTTGGTTATGGAGCGGAACAGGGAAGTGAAATGGAAAACTCCCAGGCGTGTTATTTCTCAGAGACAGGGTCACATTGCTTGTAGTACCTCTAATATGGCTGCTCTGGTTCAAAAACAGAAAAATCAATTTGGTGTTCTGCAGGAACAGGAAAGGGGTAGAAAGTTTGGGTATCTTGAAGGTAGTTCTTCTAATGGATAA